Genomic DNA from Limanda limanda chromosome 8, fLimLim1.1, whole genome shotgun sequence:
AGTAAACGATCTGAatacttcctcctccactggtAATCTGTCACAATGGTTTCCAGTCATTTTCACAGTCAcattattcatccatccatcatgtACACCACTTATCCTGTAAAGGTCACAGGTGCAGCATGAGccggggtacaccctggactgGTTGCCTGTGTCTTGTAGGTCAACAATTGTATTATCATATTCAACTGAAATATTTATGTCCACATACTCAAGCTAAATTCACGTAAAACCATGTGGTAACTGCACTACCTGTGTGCTACGGGAAAGAGGCCAgtgtttctcctctcctctgcctgttTTAGTTGGAGACGCTGCTGCTTTGCCTCACGTCGTCGTGTTGAGCACTACAGCTTTCATACTCTGGATCCACCTGCTCTTCTTTGATTGCCATCTTCTTTGCATCCTCTGCAAAACAAATTGGAGAGGAAGTCAAATTTGAATCCAGATCTCAACGTGTCCGTCAAACTAACAATGACATGTCATGCTTTTGCTTCAGAAAATCCCAAAAAGCAAGTTCATCTCTGCAGCCAAACAGgccataaataaaatgaatacaaCACCTGTGTTTCAGCTTTAAGAGAATTGTAGCAACTGTTTACCTTTGGCTAGCAGCAGATCGAAGGAGTACTGAGTTTCTTCCACCTCTCGTTTGGGTCCACAACCTTTCATCTTGTCTCTCAGCTCCTTCAGCTTGATGTAGAAATGCACCTTATCCTGTGCTCGGGGAAACTGGGCACAGCGCGGACTTGATGAGGGCATCAAGTAGCACACCTATTGGTGAGAGGAGATATACTTTGAAAATGCTTGTGTGAATTGTTGAGTATATTTTAAGAATTACTTGAGGACTGTTTCTTCATACTGTTTCAGTTTCTGGGATTTTGTAGGGCTGCAGTCCAAACTCCAGATTCTTTGCCTTCACTCCAAACGTTTCTTTGCAAAAGATTTCATAAATACCTgcaaaagatatatatatattcatttccATCAAACTTATTCAATGACTTTATGAGAAAACCATATAAGAACAGAAATTGAGAAAAGTAGTTATTTCATTGTTACAAAATTTTACCTTTTCCATTAAAAGCTGCTATTAATGGTTTGTATTTCTGCAACTTGTCGAGTAACTGTCTACCTCCTTCACGAATCTCCTTACTGTAAAAAAAGTTAGAGCCATACAAAatcttttcaatgtttttttttcatggtaATCACTGAATTAGATTAGACTATAACGTTAATGACCAAACTGTGATGTTTGATTTCTTAATTGTAATCGAAACTGCCTTTCTACACACTATACAtcacaatgtgtgtttttctccctgACCTGGAGAGGTCCTTGCTGCCAGGCGTGGTCCTCTCCACCATGTTGGTGAAGCCGATGCTGTATGTCTCCGGCAAGCTCTCATCATGCATGAAGGTGAGCTGCTGGTCAGTTAgaccagagagaaacaaacatttccCTGTACACAAGAGCATATTGAGCAAATACAAGGTGTTAGCACAATTAACATTAACCAGTTTTTTGAAAGACTTTCAGGTATTGTAGCTGTACTGAATCTGCACGACTCCATTTTCACTCACAGCTGGACAatgatttggtttgtttttcagtaTGACGTAATGAGCTGATGATAAATATGACAAATCAGTAAATATTTTCTCTGTAAAATGATGTTATGTGCTATGAACTGCTGAGGTGTGCAGCACCAGTATGGTTAGCATAACGATAAACGGTGCACGACACATAAAGAGACTTAAAAGACTAAGATAATAAACACAGAAGATCTTGATAGAAAATAACGTTTTGTGCCTTTCATACTTAAGAAGTAGTGTGATAACAAATATTATTCAGGATCTTGCCCCAAAAGCTTATGAAAGTCTTGTTCACACTGATCTTAGCGACGTCTCACTTTGAAAACctgtggggggaaaaaacctTCACTGATGATAAATTTGAATTTGCATCCAGATATTTACTATTGGCCCCAAAATATTTTCAGACTCATTAAAAAGCTTAAATGTGAACAAGAAGTTGTTTCCAAATTGTTAAGTGTCAAGCATATACATTATATTCTGTTGTCTGATTGTTCCACTGATTCACTGCAGCTACATATTTTATACACAGTGAAAAACTCAAACCCAAGACACCATTTATATGGCTGCACAAACACGGCTGGGTTGAACATTACAAAGTTCAAATGTTTCATATCATTACGTTAGGTCACTGGAAGCTTTGGTACCTGTTAACATTGATGAACCCACCACGACAAGGTCAAACAGGGTAGAAGCAGTTCAAAGTGAATACTGGCATATACTCCCTGTAGTCAGTAATGAAATTGAATTTCAACATACAGAAATGGTTTCCTGGGTTTGGGTAGTGGTGTCCTTTGTAGGCTGACATAAGTCCTGGGTTGATTCCAATCTGAGGAGAAACATGAAGGTGTTACTATGGCAATATACCTAAAAACTACAACCTACAGTTGTATGTGTCCACATTACGTGTTGATTATGTGTAGAGTGGTTTTAAATTTGGAGGTTTTCCTCGTATAATTGTAACAAACAACATTAACCCAACAACCCAACAATTATTCATATAAACAAATGCATTTTCAATAGGCGCCCCATTAAATAACTCACTATCAGAATGTCAAGATTGTAGGTAATAACGTCAGGCAGGGTTTTGGCCATGACCTCAGCCACTGTCATGCCGTTGAAGCGGTTGAGAGCCCTCTTGGCCTTCTTGGCTGCTTCggcctcatcctcctcctcctgtgtctcgCCATCCTCCGCCTGCTGCTTTGGAGGCCGgcctctctttttcttcactGGTGTCACAACTGCGACAAACAAGAGGAGTGAGGTGGGAAATatgacacagaaaataaaaaaaactgaaagatgCTAGCTGgcattttgtagtttgtttGTCTACAAACATGTTATGGCTACACTATTAACTTATATAAAGATGGCTGAAAGGGAATGACTGCAGCTTATAGTCAGTTTGTGTTCTGAGGGAAAATGTATTTGCTTTTAAACATCTTGTATACCTTGAGGTGGCCCAGCCGGCTGAGGCTGGTGCTGgacactctgctgctcctgctgctgtatTACATGATGATGCTGAGAGTGATGCTGGGCGCCGAGgtgttgctgctgctccctGACATTGTACATCTGCTCCTGGTAGTGATTTGGGGCTGCAGGGTAGTTCTGGTAAAAAGGTTCCTGATAATGAGGCTGCTCCCGATGGACAGATAGTTCAGCCATGACGAGCTCATCTCTGGGACCTTCTGTGTGATAGCCCATGTTGTGATAGGGCATCACATGCTGCGCCTCAGGGTGCTGCTGGCTGGACTGGTACCTGGAAAAGGAGAGGGTGCATGAGAGAAGAGGAGTGGacaaaaaggaggaagagggttACGGAGAGAAAGGGGAGAAGGGTGagcaacaacagaaaataacacTGACCTGGacacaacaagaaaaaaaagttacGTCTGGTGTTTGATGCAGTGCATGAAAATGTGAGTGAGGCAAACAAGGCACAATACTTACAAACATACATGCGCTGATGTAAACAGGTTTGCTTTCTCTGAATGTCATTCATTACACTTTTATTGACATTATTTGCTATTTTCTGAGTATATTTAGCTCAAACATGTATTTGTTACAGCCACACATTTTTGTTAAACTATTTTAACACTCCACATTGACTACATGTAAAAATTTGTCTGGAACGGAGTGAAGACATACAAACAATTAATAGGACTTGCATGATTGTGACTGATGTGAATTCAACTACAAGTCAAACAGAGTTTCTCTTACGGCTGTGTCCATACTACAGTTGACAAATAGATAGAGTGCACGTGGATTTATAAAGCCTGTAGCATGTGATGGTGGAATGTTTGCTTCCCTTTACATGCTGCAAGGCAGCTGCAGGATATTTCCGCTGCGACTAAAGATCACTTTTATTAATCACTTCTATACATTCTTTCAGTCTCTTTAACTAGGTTTTACCACAAATAAACCAGCCAACATTTGGCTTCTTTGCTTGAAAAATCACCTAAATTAATCATtaatcaaaatgtaaatgattattattgtcattatttccATTTCCCCCTCCCAGTAAACATTGGTGTATTGTAAACATGTGTCCTGCCTAAAGTGCATGACACAATAATAGAATAATAACTCAGCATACCTCAGATTTAGGATATTAGTCCTACACCAGGAGCCTCTATTTATAGGAATATCGAATTACCATTCATTAATGTACCATCACTAGCTACAAACCTGGATATAAAGTGTAGGGGTGTGTATGGTATCGTGTCAGATGATTTTTAAATTGTCCACCTCATGCATGACAATGAAGACCCAGGACCTGCCTGCACCTCCAACACCAACTCACCACTGCTGAAAATAATCCGAGGGAACCGTCAGTGATGTGAACTGGTTTTCCTCCATCTTAACTGTCGACTTGTTTGAATGGATGAACATTTACTGACCTGCCGCGTTCGTTCATGTAAACAGTAGTAAACACGAACTGTGTGGATATTTGAGCACGTTAACAGACACCGCAGGCACAAAGAAGACAGGAAGCTGGAGGCTTTAACTCAACAGTGAGCTAACAACAAAACGCAACGGTGAGGAACCCGGAAGAGAGCGACTCATTAACGAAACATGAAGCCATATGATCAAACTAACGTACCTGTCATACATTTTGTTCTGTAATTTTCAAATAAGCAGACGTGGGGGCTGGTAGTCCTCCCAAAACAAAGACCATTTAAACGATCGACGTCTACGCTCACTCGGGTTGAGTCAAGCTTTACCGCCACCTCGTGGTTTGGAGGTGCACGTTTAGCCCCACCAGTACATCAAGCCACCACCGCAAACAgtagattattattttattataattattcataatttaaaCAGCACTATTCTGTATTATTCTAAACATCACAAAACACACGCGGAACAAAGCAGGTCTATTGTACGCCTCACAGACTGTACATCCTCCCGCTGCCTCTAGATGGTGGTAGAAGTCTCATCCCACATGAGGTAATGCCGCAGAAGAAGGCAGCAGCCAAAGATAAGTGTAATTTTATAAAGAACCTCACTCCTCAGTGAAACAACTGGACGACACAGAAAAATAGGAGGTGTCATATTACGAGTCAGTCTAATATCTGGATTATTATTTACTTCTTGTTACTACTCCCCTGATTTAAGTGTCTTAAACAGGTCCAAATATTATTCAGC
This window encodes:
- the tdg.2 gene encoding G/T mismatch-specific thymine DNA glycosylase isoform X1; protein product: MFIHSNKSTVKMEENQFTSLTVPSDYFQQWYQSSQQHPEAQHVMPYHNMGYHTEGPRDELVMAELSVHREQPHYQEPFYQNYPAAPNHYQEQMYNVREQQQHLGAQHHSQHHHVIQQQEQQSVQHQPQPAGPPQVVTPVKKKRGRPPKQQAEDGETQEEEDEAEAAKKAKRALNRFNGMTVAEVMAKTLPDVITYNLDILIIGINPGLMSAYKGHHYPNPGNHFWKCLFLSGLTDQQLTFMHDESLPETYSIGFTNMVERTTPGSKDLSSKEIREGGRQLLDKLQKYKPLIAAFNGKGIYEIFCKETFGVKAKNLEFGLQPYKIPETETVCYLMPSSSPRCAQFPRAQDKVHFYIKLKELRDKMKGCGPKREVEETQYSFDLLLAKEDAKKMAIKEEQVDPEYESCSAQHDDVRQSSSVSN
- the tdg.2 gene encoding G/T mismatch-specific thymine DNA glycosylase isoform X2 produces the protein MYDRYQSSQQHPEAQHVMPYHNMGYHTEGPRDELVMAELSVHREQPHYQEPFYQNYPAAPNHYQEQMYNVREQQQHLGAQHHSQHHHVIQQQEQQSVQHQPQPAGPPQVVTPVKKKRGRPPKQQAEDGETQEEEDEAEAAKKAKRALNRFNGMTVAEVMAKTLPDVITYNLDILIIGINPGLMSAYKGHHYPNPGNHFWKCLFLSGLTDQQLTFMHDESLPETYSIGFTNMVERTTPGSKDLSSKEIREGGRQLLDKLQKYKPLIAAFNGKGIYEIFCKETFGVKAKNLEFGLQPYKIPETETVCYLMPSSSPRCAQFPRAQDKVHFYIKLKELRDKMKGCGPKREVEETQYSFDLLLAKEDAKKMAIKEEQVDPEYESCSAQHDDVRQSSSVSN